The Phoenix dactylifera cultivar Barhee BC4 chromosome 9, palm_55x_up_171113_PBpolish2nd_filt_p, whole genome shotgun sequence genome window below encodes:
- the LOC103719467 gene encoding uncharacterized protein LOC103719467, translated as MDKSPDGRGRRRSGGGGKTNLASCVVATVFLILVAAALVAVFLVFFRPRDPKIQVDSVQFPGFSAANGTVSFTFAQHAAVRNPNRAAFSHYDSTLQLVYAGNQVGFMFIPAGQIDGGRTQHMAASFAVDSFPLAVPPTGGSMEVDSRMRVKGRVRVLQFFTHHVEATAGCRVVVSAGDGSVLGFRC; from the coding sequence ATGGACAAATCTCCCGACGGCCGGGGCCGGCGGAGGAGCGGTGGCGGAGGAAAGACGAACCTCGCATCCTGCGTGGTGGCCACGGTGTTCCTAATCCTCGTAGCGGCGGCGCTGGTGGCGGTCTTTCTCGTCTTCTTCCGGCCACGGGACCCCAAGATCCAGGTGGACTCCGTCCAGTTCCCGGGCTTCTCCGCCGCCAACGGGACCGTCAGCTTCACCTTCGCCCAGCACGCCGCGGTGCGCAACCCCAACCGCGCCGCCTTCTCGCACTACGACAGCACGCTCCAGCTCGTCTACGCCGGCAACCAGGTGGGCTTCATGTTCATCCCCGCCGGCCAGATCGACGGCGGCCGCACCCAGCACATGGCTGCCAGCTTCGCCGTCGATTCCTTCCCCCTCGCGGTGCCGCCGACGGGGGGCAGCATGGAGGTGGATTCCCGGATGCGGGTCAAGGGGAGGGTCAGGGTCTTGCAGTTCTTCACGCACCACGTGGAGGCCACCGCTGGCTGCCGCGTCGTGGTCTCCGCCGGCGACGGCTCCGTCCTAGGTTTCCGGTGCTGA
- the LOC103719391 gene encoding late embryogenesis abundant protein 1-like has product MADKSDMRYKAGQATGHAQVKKDEMADSAHNAAQQAGGYVQHAGDQMKNMAQGAADAVKNAVGMEGSTTTTTTKR; this is encoded by the exons atGGCGGACAAGTCGGATATGAGGTACAAAGCTGGACAGGCTACAGGTCACGCTCAG GTCAAGAAGGACGAGATGGCGGATAGTGCGCATAATGCAGCTCAGCAAGCAGGTGGTTATGTGCAGCATGCTGGAGATCAGATGAAGAACATGGCTCAAGGGGCAGCGGATGCCGTGAAGAATGCCGTGGGGATGGAAGGCAGCACCACTACTACTACTACCAAGCGTTAG